In the Methylomonas rhizoryzae genome, one interval contains:
- a CDS encoding ArsI/CadI family heavy metal resistance metalloenzyme, whose amino-acid sequence MKRFHIHLAVDNLQQNIAFYSALFQTEPSVLHDDYAKWMLDDPRINFAISSRGRQTGLDHLGIQVESASDLEQVQQILHGAALPVIEQKQAACCYAESDKYWTIDPQGIPWEAFHSLKNIPTFGNDSDLPTDRSTSCCGPSSNCRPS is encoded by the coding sequence ATGAAACGTTTTCATATCCATCTCGCCGTGGACAATTTGCAACAAAACATCGCCTTCTACAGCGCCTTATTCCAAACCGAGCCGAGCGTGCTGCATGACGATTACGCCAAATGGATGCTGGACGACCCGCGCATCAATTTCGCGATTTCCAGCCGCGGCCGCCAAACCGGATTGGATCATTTAGGCATTCAGGTCGAATCGGCGTCGGACTTGGAACAAGTGCAACAGATTCTGCACGGTGCGGCTTTGCCGGTGATTGAACAAAAACAAGCAGCCTGCTGTTACGCCGAATCCGATAAGTATTGGACGATAGACCCGCAGGGCATCCCCTGGGAAGCCTTCCACTCGCTCAAAAATATTCCGACGTTCGGTAACGACTCCGATTTGCCGACCGACCGGAGTACGTCTTGTTGCGGTCCCTCGTCAAATTGCCGCCCAAGCTGA
- a CDS encoding ArsR/SmtB family transcription factor, translating to MDKELATTLFESLASGVRLDVFRLLVKHAPDGLVAGEIASALALPATNLSFHLKAMTYAGLVTVTQEGRFLRYRANLSVMQALIDYLTAECCAGQPDCCFDTSPSSCRPTD from the coding sequence ATGGATAAAGAACTTGCCACCACCTTATTCGAGTCTTTGGCCTCCGGCGTACGTCTGGACGTCTTTCGCTTACTGGTTAAGCATGCGCCGGACGGCTTGGTTGCCGGGGAAATTGCTAGCGCTTTGGCGCTACCCGCGACCAATTTGTCTTTTCACCTGAAAGCCATGACTTATGCAGGCTTGGTGACGGTCACCCAGGAAGGCCGGTTTCTACGTTACCGAGCCAATCTGAGCGTGATGCAAGCATTGATCGATTACCTGACGGCCGAATGCTGCGCAGGACAGCCGGATTGCTGCTTCGATACCTCGCCATCGTCTTGCCGTCCGACCGATTGA
- a CDS encoding arsenate reductase ArsC, translating into MYVLFLCTGNSCRSLMGEAIFNHLAPDGWHAISAGSNPIGKLNSRAVALLQEKGISTAGYYSKSWNDLPVVPDIVISVCDNAAKETCPAYLGPVLRSHWGVEDPAHFEGNEQEIKAAFETAYDILRFRIEQFLALPLQSLQTDPQSLKAELDRIGSLLS; encoded by the coding sequence ATGTATGTTTTGTTTCTCTGTACCGGCAATTCTTGCCGTTCGTTGATGGGTGAAGCGATTTTCAATCATTTGGCGCCTGACGGTTGGCATGCCATCAGCGCCGGCAGCAATCCCATCGGCAAACTAAATAGCAGGGCGGTGGCTTTGCTGCAGGAAAAAGGCATTTCGACGGCAGGCTACTACAGCAAATCCTGGAACGATTTACCGGTTGTGCCGGACATCGTGATCAGCGTGTGCGACAACGCCGCCAAAGAAACCTGCCCGGCCTATCTCGGTCCGGTTTTGCGCAGTCATTGGGGCGTCGAAGATCCCGCGCACTTCGAAGGAAACGAGCAAGAAATCAAGGCGGCATTCGAAACTGCATACGACATTCTCCGTTTCCGCATCGAACAGTTTCTGGCTCTTCCTCTACAGTCCTTACAAACTGATCCGCAAAGCCTGAAAGCGGAACTCGATCGTATCGGCAGCTTGCTGTCTTAA